The following proteins come from a genomic window of Microbacterium sp. SY138:
- a CDS encoding zinc-dependent metalloprotease: MADNDPTPEDFQEFLRKMLSNQGGGDIDPEALRGAFEGMDGFTLDPAMMQTIMSQLQGAFGGDPWENALRQALFIANRDGQGVTDGSRTSLADSFALANLWLGEATTISELSETPTAMTRGEWVEKTLPVWKEIADPVSTSIADALTSALDTQVPEEMRDVVQGAGKLMRGLGGSVFAAQFGQVLGNLSLEVVSGGDVGIPVLPAGTAAVIPQNLTAFGEGLEIPEDQIALYLATRELAYARLYRHAKWLHLHVMAQITDFARGVTVDVDALEDVASRLDPSDPEELRAAIEGGALLPVQSEAQREALTRLENLIATIDGWVDVVTAEATSRLPDGARIAEAARRRRAVGGPAEDALGALVGLKLRPRRIREASAMWQAVTDAVGISGRDSLWDYPDLMPTAEDIDDPSGLVARLQAAERGEQPVADEFDEALARLLDGDDFSADEPAAGTTDEADGDGDAAPEGDRPV; encoded by the coding sequence ATGGCAGACAACGACCCGACACCCGAGGACTTCCAGGAGTTCCTGCGGAAGATGCTCTCGAATCAGGGCGGCGGGGACATCGACCCCGAAGCGCTCCGGGGCGCCTTCGAGGGGATGGACGGCTTCACACTCGATCCCGCGATGATGCAGACGATCATGTCGCAGCTGCAGGGCGCCTTCGGTGGCGATCCCTGGGAGAACGCGCTGCGCCAGGCCCTGTTCATCGCCAACCGCGACGGGCAGGGTGTGACCGACGGTTCACGCACCTCGCTCGCCGATTCCTTCGCGCTGGCGAATCTGTGGCTCGGCGAGGCGACGACGATCTCGGAGCTCTCCGAGACACCGACAGCGATGACCCGCGGGGAGTGGGTCGAGAAGACGCTGCCGGTGTGGAAGGAGATCGCCGACCCGGTGTCGACGAGCATCGCGGACGCGCTGACCTCCGCGCTGGACACGCAGGTGCCGGAGGAGATGCGCGACGTCGTCCAGGGGGCAGGCAAGCTGATGCGAGGCCTGGGCGGCTCGGTGTTCGCCGCGCAGTTCGGTCAGGTGCTCGGCAACCTCTCGCTCGAGGTGGTCTCCGGAGGCGATGTCGGCATCCCCGTGCTCCCCGCGGGGACGGCGGCCGTCATCCCGCAGAACCTCACCGCGTTCGGCGAAGGTCTCGAGATCCCCGAAGACCAGATCGCGCTCTACCTCGCCACCCGCGAGCTCGCGTACGCGCGGCTCTACCGGCACGCGAAGTGGCTCCACTTGCACGTGATGGCGCAGATCACCGACTTCGCGCGCGGAGTCACCGTCGATGTGGACGCGCTGGAAGACGTGGCCAGCCGCCTCGACCCCTCCGACCCCGAGGAACTGCGCGCGGCGATCGAGGGCGGCGCTCTCCTCCCCGTGCAGAGCGAGGCGCAGCGCGAGGCGCTCACCCGACTCGAGAACCTCATCGCGACGATCGACGGCTGGGTGGACGTGGTGACAGCCGAGGCGACCTCGCGGCTGCCCGACGGTGCCCGCATCGCGGAAGCCGCTCGACGCCGACGCGCCGTCGGCGGTCCTGCGGAAGACGCACTCGGCGCACTGGTCGGGCTCAAGCTGCGCCCCCGACGCATACGCGAAGCCTCCGCGATGTGGCAGGCGGTGACCGACGCCGTCGGCATCAGCGGACGCGACTCGCTGTGGGACTACCCCGACCTGATGCCGACGGCCGAGGACATCGACGACCCGAGCGGACTCGTCGCCCGGCTGCAGGCGGCTGAGCGTGGCGAACAGCCGGTGGCCGACGAGTTCGATGAAGCACTGGCCCGCCTGCTCGACGGCGACGACTTCTCGGCCGACGAGCCCGCAGCGGGAACCACGGATGAAGCGGACGGAGACGGCGACGCGGCCCCGGAGGGCGACCGACCGGTCTGA